GTTTTGCATCCCACCCAAGTGTCACGCAAAGACAGCGCCCCCTCGGGCAGGTTGCAGACGGCAGCCTTTGTGCTCCGGTCTATCCTCGCCCCATGCCCGCGCCGGAATTTCGACGGTACGCAACTGGCATTGCCAGCCGAGTGTCGGAGTTCTGTCACACTGTTGCATGTTTACATTCCGCCGCGGTCGGGCGGCAAGTCGACGGTAAATCGCGTGTGAGCAAGCAAATACAAGCCTTTGTTATTTTGGCGCCTTGTGCCTTCGACGGTTGGCATACAAGCTGCTTTGGAAGCTCCCGACGCTGGACGGAATTCCGGCCGGCGAATCAGGGACATAACAGGACATGAAGCTGATCAATATTCTGTCCGATCACCCGCAGACGGCACCGGCACCGGCAAAGCCGCCCCGGCGCAAACCGGTTGATCTGGCGCGTCACACGCTCGAACTGGCCGCGACCCTGTCGCGGCATCTCGACCTGGATGCATTGATCGATCACTTCTCGCGCCGCCTTGGCGAGGTCTTGCCGTACGACAGCCTCAGTTTCCGGCATGAGCTTGCCGGTCAATGGCATGCCATTGCTCACGGCTCGGGTGGTCGCCATTCCTGCACCTATCAATTGCAGGTCGAAGAAGTACCTCTGGGCACGCTGCGCATCGCCCGCCGCCAGCGCCTTGAAGAGCCGGAACTGGCGATGCTGGAGCAGTTGATCGGCGTGATCGTCTATCCGCTGCGCAATGCCCTGCTGTACCGGCGTGCCCAGCACGACGCGGCCACAGACCCGCTGACCGGGCTTTCCAACCGGGGCGTTTTCGACGATGCACTGCCCCGCGAGATCAGCCGTGCCCAGCGCTATGGCACCCATTTGACGCTGCTGATGGTCGACGTCGACAACCTGAAGCACATCAATGATCGGGCCGGGCACAGCGCGGGCGACCGGGCGCTGCAACAGGTGGCCGGCATACTGCGGGCCGGTGTACGCGACTCCGATCAGGTGTTTCGTTACGCCGGCGATGAGTTCGCCGTGTTGCTGGTCGGCGGCGACGCGACTACCGCGCGGGAAGTCGCCGAGCGCCTGCGCAGCCGCGTCGACGAGCTGCCTGCGGACTCCGGCGCCGCCCGGCCGACGCTGAGCATTGGCCTCGCGCCCCTGCGCGACACGGACAGTGGCCAGGCACTGTTCGAGCGAGCCGACAGGGCGCTCTATGGCGCCAAACAGGCGGGGCGCAACTGCGTGTGCAGTGCCGACTGAGTCCGTTCAGGCAATCCCTGTCAGGAACTGTCGTGCGGTCCGGCAATCCACGCCGATGGCGGCCATGTCGGCGATATTGGCCTGCGCCACGGCGTCCGTCCGCGCGGAACAGGCATCCGTCACCAGCGTGACCGCGTAATCCAGGCACACCGCGTCGAGCACCGTGGCGCGGATGCAGTTCGGGTACTGCGTGCCGCTCACCACCAGTTCATCCACGCCCAGTCTGCGCAGCCGCAGGTCCAGCGGCGTGCCCATGAAGGCGCTGAAGCGCGGCTTGATCAGCACGTGCTCGCCGGGCACGGGTTGCAGTTCCTCGACGATGTCGGCCCCCGACGTGCCCGGCAGCAGGTACTGCGGCCCCCGCAGGAAGTCCTCGCGCCGGAACCGCTCCACGTCGCTTCCGTCCGCGCGGTAGGCGCGCGTTATGTGCAGCACCGGCCAACCGCGGGCCCGAAAGGCATCCAGCAGTCGCCGGATGCGCGGCACCGTCGCCAGCGCGCCAGCCACGGTGACCGGGCTGCCGGGCAGCACGAAATCGTTCTGCATGTCGATGATGAGCAGGGCGCGCATGTCGGACTGTCGGTCAAAGTCCGTCCGGCAGCGTCGTCAGCTCGCCGCGTGCGTGCTCGAAGGCGTGCGCCAGCGCCAGCAACCGCCCCTCGCTGAACGCCGGGCCGATGAAGCTGACGCCCGCCGGGGTGCCGTCGTCGGCAAAGCTCGCCGGTACCGTCACGGCCGGGTAGCCGGCCTTGCCGGTCAGCTTGGCGGCCGCGCCACCCGGCGTCAGCAGCGCATCGAGCCCGTACTGGCGGCACACGGCGTCGATGCCGAGCTCGCGTGTCAGGGTGATGTCCCGCAGGCGGTCGGCGTAGTAGGCGGACTCGTCGAGGCCGTTTGTACGGTCGGCGTTTTGTGCGAGTAGCTGACCGTATTGCAGGCACCGCTGCGGATGCGCTGTGTTGAAGGCGATGATGTCGGCCAGCGTGCGCAGCGGCGCCGCATCGCCCTGGGCCGCCAGAAAGGCGTTCAGGCCGGCCTTGAACTCGCGCGCGAACACGCTGGAGCGAAGGCGGGCGATCTCGTGAGCGGTGGGCACATCGGCCGGATCGACGATGATCGCCCCGGC
This Immundisolibacter cernigliae DNA region includes the following protein-coding sequences:
- a CDS encoding cysteine hydrolase family protein translates to MRALLIIDMQNDFVLPGSPVTVAGALATVPRIRRLLDAFRARGWPVLHITRAYRADGSDVERFRREDFLRGPQYLLPGTSGADIVEELQPVPGEHVLIKPRFSAFMGTPLDLRLRRLGVDELVVSGTQYPNCIRATVLDAVCLDYAVTLVTDACSARTDAVAQANIADMAAIGVDCRTARQFLTGIA
- a CDS encoding GGDEF domain-containing protein, whose protein sequence is MKLINILSDHPQTAPAPAKPPRRKPVDLARHTLELAATLSRHLDLDALIDHFSRRLGEVLPYDSLSFRHELAGQWHAIAHGSGGRHSCTYQLQVEEVPLGTLRIARRQRLEEPELAMLEQLIGVIVYPLRNALLYRRAQHDAATDPLTGLSNRGVFDDALPREISRAQRYGTHLTLLMVDVDNLKHINDRAGHSAGDRALQQVAGILRAGVRDSDQVFRYAGDEFAVLLVGGDATTAREVAERLRSRVDELPADSGAARPTLSIGLAPLRDTDSGQALFERADRALYGAKQAGRNCVCSAD